Genomic window (Abditibacteriota bacterium):
AGATGGTCCTCACGTGGCTGCGGACAGCCTCTGCGGCCTCCTCCCTGGTCATGCCTCCCACGGCTACGCCGCCCACCTCCGCGTCGGGCGCCAGGCGCCCGGAGGAGGCGAACCGGCTGACCGAAAGGGACATGTGCCACGGCAGCAGAACTGCCAGACACACCAGCACCGCAGCTGCCGCTGCGACGATCTTTTTTGTCTTGTTCATCCCGGTCAGTTACTCCTTGTGCCACACGGTGCCGGTCTTGGTATCTTCGAGTATGATGCCTCTCTGTGCCAGTTGGTCTCTGATCTCGTCGGCCCTGGACCAGTTCTTTTCGGCCCGGGCCCGGTTCCTCTCTTCTATAAGGGCGTCTATCTCCCCGCTGTCCGAGGACACGGAGGCGGCTATGTCTTCAAAGCCCAGGCTGAGGACCCGGTCAAACCTGAAGAGCTCCTCCAGTATATTGTATTCGCCGGTCTCCGCAGCCCTGTTGATCATCTCGTTCATCACGCCTATGGCGGCGGGCATGTTCAGGTCGTCGGAGATAGCCTCCTCGAAACGGGTGACGTATTCGCCGGTCCAGTCGGGCCTGGGGCCCTTCATCTGAACGGCCCTCATGATAAAGGCCCTGATCCTCTCATAGGCGTTGCGGGCTGCCGTAAGGGACTCGTCGGTGAACTTCAGCATGTTCCTGTAATGGGCCTGATAGGTGAAATATCTGTAGTGCACGGGCTCAAAGCCGGCGTCAATGAGAGACTGGAGCCGGAGGAAATTGCCCTCGGACTTGCTCATCTTGGCTTCGCCGTCCTTGCCCACCACCAGAAAGGCGCCGTGCATCCAGTAGTTCACGAATTTTCTGCCGGTGCAGCACTGGCTCTGGGCTATCTCGTTGGGATGGTGCACCCACACGTGGTCCTCCCCGCCTGTGTGTATATCAAAGGTCTCCCCCAGATACTTGATGCTCATGGCGGAGCATTCTATGTGCCAGCCGGGGAAGCCCTCGCCCCAGGGAGAAGGCCATCTCATAAGGTGTTCGGCAAAGCGTCCGGTGCATTTGAACCAGACGGCAAAGTCTGCCGGGTGCCTCTTGTCCGGGTCCTCGTTGACCTCGTCCCGGGCGCCCACCACCTTGTCCTGAATGGACTGGCCGGAGAGCTCCGTGTATTCCGGAAAACGGCTGATGTCAAAATATATGGCCTGCTCGGTCTCGTAGGCAAAGCCCTTGTCAAGCAGGGTCTTCACCATGTCCTGCATTTCCTGTATATGGTCGGTGGCCCTGCAGATCACCGTAGGGGTCATGATGTTGAGACGGCTGAGATCCTCAAAAAAGGCCTTCTCGTAAAAGTCGGCTATCTCCCTCACGTCCTTGCCCGTCCTGGCGGCCTGCCGTTCCATCTTGTCGGCGCCGCTGTCCTGATCTCCGGTCAGGTGGCCTACGTCCGTGACGTTCATCACGTGACGCACGTCATAGCCGAAATAGATCAGGGTCTTCTTGAGAACGTCGGCAAAGATATAGGAGCGCAGGTTGCCTATATGGGCATAGTTGTACACTGTGGGTCCGCAGGAATAAATGCCTGCGCAGCCCTCCTTTATGGGGATGAACTCCTGCTTTTTTCTGCCTAAGGTATTGTAGAATCTAATCACCGTTGTTATTCTCGCTTTCCAATATTTTCAGTCTCTTTTCCATGTCCTCGAGCTTGTTGATCATGCAGCGTATCTGCTCGCCCTCGGGGTCCAGGTTCCTGCCGTGAGTGAGACGGTCTTCGTCTTCCTTTTGTTTCTGCAGCACCACTCTGCCGGGGACTCCCACCACCGAGGTATCGGCCGGCACGTCCTTCAGCACCACGGCGTTGGCCCCCACTCTCACGTTGTCGCCCAGAGTGATATTGCCCAGCACCTTGGCTCCCGCGCCTATGATCACATTGTTTCCCAGAGTGGGATGCCTCTTGGACCGGGACATACTGACGCCCCCCAGAGTGACTCCGTGGTAGAGCACGCAGTCGTTGCCTATCTCGGCGGTCTCGCCTATGACCACTCCCATGCCGTGATCTATAAAGAGTCCGGAGCCTATGACTGCCCCCGGGTGTATCTCTATGCCCGTCCAGAAACGGGCGGACTGGCTGATGATCCTGGCCAGGAGCTTCAGCCCGTGGACGTGAAAGAAATGGGCCGCCCTGTACCAGCACACGGCGTGAAGGCCCGCATAGGTCAGCACCTCCGGTAGGCTCCGGGCTGCCGGGTCGTTTCTGAATACGGCGGCTACGTCGCTTTTCAGGGTCCTACACATCTGCCGCTTCAAATATGGCGCGCACCCGCTCCAGGTCCTCGGGGGTGTCCACGCCCATGGGCTTTTCGGCCACCACCAGAGTCCTGATGCGGCAGCCGTTTTCCAGCGCTCTCAGCTGCTCCAGGGATTCGGAGCGCTCCAGAGGCGTCCTGTCCATAGAGGGATATTTCAGCAGGAAGGAGCGCCGATAGGCATATATGCCTATATGTCCGTAATAGGGAGCTCCCGGCTCTCTGTCGTAGGGAATGGGGCTCCGGGAAAAATACAGGGCGTTGCCCTTTTGGTCGCAGACCACCTTCACCAGGTTCGGATCGGCGGCCTCCGCCTTGCTGATGGGCACTATAAGGGTGGCCATTTCAGCATCGGAGTCCCGGAGAGAGTCCGCCAGCACCCTGATGTCCCGGGGATCGACCAGAGGCTCGTCCCCCTGCAGATTGATCACCGTGTCGCAGTCCAGCTTTTCCGCTGCCTCGGCTATCCTGTCTGTGCCCGACCTGTGGTCCCTGCGGGTCATGATATAGGGGGCCCCGAAGGACTCAGCCGCCTCTGCCAGCTCCCGGTCGCACAGGGCCAGATACACCTCGAAGCCGGTCCGGCAGGCTCCTTCGTACACCCGTCGGATCATGGGCTTGCCGCATATATCCAGCAGAGGCTTCCCCGGAAGTCTGGTGGAATCCATCCGGGCAGGTATGATGATACAGGTCTTCAAGACAATACACTCCTTACAAAGCGGTTGCCGGGCACTCTTTTGACGACTCCCTTGACCTCCAGCCCGGTCAGCACCCCGGACAGCTCTTCCGTGGGGAGGCCGGTCTTTTCCGATATGGCGTAGTCGCCTATGGGAATGGTGGTGATGCAGTCAAACACGGCCTTTTCCTTCTCCGACAGGGAGTCTGCAGATGTGTCGGGAGCCAGGAGCACCGTGTAGCCCATATTAAAGGCCACGTCGTCTGCGTTTTCTATGAGAGGGCACCCGTCCTTGATAAGCAGATTGGTGCCGGAATTCTTGTCGTTGTCCGCATTGCCGGGCACCGCATATACGTCCTTGCCGCAGTCTCTGGCCAGGGCGGCGGTGATCAGGGAGCCGGACTTCACGGGGGCCTGTATCACCAGTATAGCGTCGCACAGGCCCGCTATGATCCTGTTGCGCAGGGGGAACTTGTATCTGTCTATCCTGCTGGCGGGGTGATACTCGCTCAGGAGAGAGCCGCCGGACTCCACTATATCCATAAACAGCAGGCTGTTCTCGGGAGGATAATCCACCCCCAGGCCGCAGCCGAACACGGACCAGGTCTCGCCCTTGCCCTTCATGGAGCCCCTGTGAGCGGCGCTGTCGATGCCCCGGGCGCCGCCGCTGACTATGATAAAGCCGTTCTTGGAAAGATCCCGGGTGATGGTCTCCGCCATGTAGAGGCCGTAATAATCGGCGTGTCTGGAGCCTACCACGGCCAGTACGGGAGCCTCGCTGTTGAGATCGGCCTTGCCCTTGACAAACAGAGCGCAGGGAGGATCGGTGATGTATTTCAGCTTTTGCGGATACTCGGGAGAGCTAAACGGAATGAGCCTGATCTGCTGGCGCTCCAGATACTTCAGATCCTTTGACACGTCCGCCTCCGTCCAGTGAAGGATCCTGTCCAGCTGTTTGGGAGACGAGGCGAACCTGTCGGCAAAAAAGGCCCTGTCCCCCATCAGCGCTTCTATATCGCACTCAAAGCGGCACAGGATCTCAAAGGCAGTATCGGGAGCGAGCTCGCAGTGACAAAAGCGCAGCCATGCCGAAAGCTCTTGGTCGGTCATTAGAAAGGAGGAAAGGGAGGAAACCCTTCTTCGGGGTATCCGTCAAAGGACGTATCTTCGTCGGTGTCCGTGGCCACCACGTCCACACTCATGCCGTTGTCATAAGCCACGTAGTTGCCGTTTTCGTCATAGCCGTCCTGCAGAGAGGAGCCGCTTTCGCTCCTCGCTGAAACAGCAGAGGCAGCAGTGGTGGTGCTGCTGCCGCTGTTGTTATTTCCGGAAGTTTCTGTTTGCGAGCTGACTGCTCCGCCTTTTTTCGTCCCGGAGGACTCGGCGTCCTTCATCAGCTGGTTCAGCTGGCCTCCGTACACGGAGCCTGTGCCTACGTCCAGATATTTCAGCGAAGTATCCGACATAGTCCTTATGGGCTGCAGGCCGGTGTCCAGATCGAAGCTGAACTCAAAATTCAGCTCGTTGCCGGCGTAGTCGCTGACAGAGAAGACAGAGGTAAAGGTCCCGGAGGGATAAGGCGAGACTACGGAGGTCTTGGGCTTGCTCAGCACGCCGTAGAAGATCTGGTTGTCCAGATCATAGACCAGCCGCACGTCATATTCGCCGCCCTGACTGTCCTCGCAGGTCAGCTTCGCGGTGGTAAAGTCCACGCCGGAGCTCTTGTCCGTCGCCGAGATCTTGAAGGTGATGGGAGGCAGAGCGGATATCTTCCGGGAATTGGTGTCGTAGCCGGGATAATAGCTCAGTATCTCGGGAGCCTTCTTGTCGGCGGCGCCCCCGTTGGACCTGACCATCAGATAGCCGTCGGCGGTGATGTAGGCCAGAGTGCCGTTATTGTAAACGGCGTTGCCCACCAGACCGGAGGGGACGAAGGACTTGGAGTAGTTCTTCAGGATGTCCTGCAGCTCCACTTCCTCGATGCCGTCCACTATCTTGGTGTTGATAGGCTGAGACACGGCAGTCATGCCGCCGGTCATACCGGTGGTCCCCATGGTCCCTGCGGCGCCCATGGTCCCCATCATGCCGCCCATTCCCATCATGGAAGCGGTGGGAGGCGTATAGCCGGGGATGGACACGGTGGAATTGTTCATGGTCCTGCCGGACTGGTTGGACCAGCAGATGGCGCCGGTCTCCCGATCCAGAGCAAACAGGAAGCCGCTCTTGCAGGCGCACAGCAGAACGTTGTCGGTGAGAGCTATGAGCTGAGAAATGGTCTGGCCCATGTTGTAGGGCTTTTTCCAATTCTGCTCCATCCTGCTGTTGGTGAACCTGAGGGAGTAGAGATTCTGGTTGGCAGTAGCCACGTACACGTTCTGGCCGTCGGTGACGGGAGCGCACGTGATGGTGTGGGAGAACTTCTGCATAGCGTGCTCCTTGCCGGAGCGGGTATAGACTATGACCGCCTTGTCGGTGGTGACCAGAATGTAGTCGTCGGTGATGATGGGCATAAAGCCTCTGATGACGCCGTCGGCACCCAGCTGGAAGGTGTTGGCTCCGCTGGCCAGATCAAAGCCGTAGATGGTGTTGGTATCGGACTTGCTGATCAGCAGGTCATCCTTGATGGTGAACCCGTTGGACAGAATGGCTCTGGCGCCTGCGGAAACAGCGTTCCTGTTCTCGGCAGTGAGGGCGGGAGCAGCATCCTCGAGAGTCTCGGGATCCAGTCTGTAGATCTTTCCGTCGCCGGCGGAGAAATACAGAATGCCGTTCTCGGCGTTGAGCATGGCCGCAGTGGTATTGGGGATGTTGCGCATCTTCAGGACTTCGCCGGTCTCCTCATCCAGAGCGTAAAGCATCTTGGTGGTGCTGAAGAACACCTTGCCGCCTTCGGCCTCGGGGACGCAGGTGATGCCGTTCTCCATGTCATTCTGAGAAGGGTACTGCCAATTGAGGCGTCCCTTGTTCTTCTCGTAGGAATACACCTTGGTGGAGGTACCCACCAGGATGCTCTTGTCTCCTATTCCGATACGCGAGGTAGCGATATTGGTCCCGTTGCCGTACTGGCCGCCGGTGGTGCCGCCTGCCACTCCGGCCACAGCCATGCCGCCTCCGGCCACACCGCCTCCGGCCACTCCGCCGGCCATACCGCCGGTGGCGTAGGAAGAGGCAGCGGAATACTTGATCTGCCTGTCAAAAGAATATACCAGGGGCAGGTCCAGATCACCTTCCGTATAGCCGGTATTTTGCGCATTGACGGTCTGTGTCAGCACCTGCGCGTAAGCGCCGGCTGCAGACATGACGGCCACTGCGGCGATCAACAAAATGACGCCTAAGATTGACTTCTTCACGAGAGCCTCCTCAAGTATAGATATTCAGATAAATTCACTTACATAAGGTATATCTAATTCTATTATATCAAGTTTCAACGCGGTTTTCACTAATTCTCATTATTTTTTTCTGCTAAAATATGGGATCGGGATCAAAGGCCAGAGAGGAATAGCTGCCGTCGTCTCCTTCCAGGAGCTCCCACACGGCTGCTGAGACCTGCTCCGGCTCCCGGGTCTTTATCAGCAGATTGTAGTGATACAGTCCTTTTTCCAGCTTCATAGGCGCAGGCACCGCGGGATACACCCGGGTCCCCTCCGGGCCCTTCAGCCGGGCGGCCAGCTCCCTGCCGAAGGCCATCAGCCTCCCGGAGGCGGCTGACTCGGAGCGGTCGCTGCTGCCGATACGGATGAGACGGGAAAAGGGAGGATACGCAAGCAGCCTTCTGTTTTCCAGCTCGTAGCGGTAAAAGCCGGCGAAATCATGCCGGGCCACCAGTTCCAGCACCGGGCTTTCCGCCGCCAGGGTCTGGACTATCACCTGTCCCGGCTCGCTGCCCCTGCCTGCCCTGCCGGCCACCTGGCTCAGCAGCTGAAAGGTCCTCTCCTCCGCTCTGAAGTCCGGCATGTTGAGGTCCGTGTCGGCGGAGATGATGCCCACCAGGGTCACACCCGGAAAATCCAGTCCCTTGGCTATCATCTGGGTCCCCACCAGTACGTCGCATTCCCCCTTGCGGAACCTGTCGATGATCCTCTGGTGGGCGCCCTTGGTGCCGGTGGTGTCGCTGTCCATACGCAGGACCCGGGCAGAGGGAAACTCCATTCTGACGAATTCCTCCACCTTCTGGGTACCTATGCCGGGGGACATGAGCTTCGGGCCGCCGCAGACGGGGCACCGGGCGGGAGCCGCCGCATGAAAGCCGCAGTGATGACAGGAAAGGTGCCGGGTGTCCTTGTGATACTTCAGGGTCACGTCGCAATTGCGGCACTTCGCCACC
Coding sequences:
- the cysE gene encoding serine O-acetyltransferase: MCRTLKSDVAAVFRNDPAARSLPEVLTYAGLHAVCWYRAAHFFHVHGLKLLARIISQSARFWTGIEIHPGAVIGSGLFIDHGMGVVIGETAEIGNDCVLYHGVTLGGVSMSRSKRHPTLGNNVIIGAGAKVLGNITLGDNVRVGANAVVLKDVPADTSVVGVPGRVVLQKQKEDEDRLTHGRNLDPEGEQIRCMINKLEDMEKRLKILESENNNGD
- a CDS encoding PQQ-binding-like beta-propeller repeat protein; protein product: MKKSILGVILLIAAVAVMSAAGAYAQVLTQTVNAQNTGYTEGDLDLPLVYSFDRQIKYSAASSYATGGMAGGVAGGGVAGGGMAVAGVAGGTTGGQYGNGTNIATSRIGIGDKSILVGTSTKVYSYEKNKGRLNWQYPSQNDMENGITCVPEAEGGKVFFSTTKMLYALDEETGEVLKMRNIPNTTAAMLNAENGILYFSAGDGKIYRLDPETLEDAAPALTAENRNAVSAGARAILSNGFTIKDDLLISKSDTNTIYGFDLASGANTFQLGADGVIRGFMPIITDDYILVTTDKAVIVYTRSGKEHAMQKFSHTITCAPVTDGQNVYVATANQNLYSLRFTNSRMEQNWKKPYNMGQTISQLIALTDNVLLCACKSGFLFALDRETGAICWSNQSGRTMNNSTVSIPGYTPPTASMMGMGGMMGTMGAAGTMGTTGMTGGMTAVSQPINTKIVDGIEEVELQDILKNYSKSFVPSGLVGNAVYNNGTLAYITADGYLMVRSNGGAADKKAPEILSYYPGYDTNSRKISALPPITFKISATDKSSGVDFTTAKLTCEDSQGGEYDVRLVYDLDNQIFYGVLSKPKTSVVSPYPSGTFTSVFSVSDYAGNELNFEFSFDLDTGLQPIRTMSDTSLKYLDVGTGSVYGGQLNQLMKDAESSGTKKGGAVSSQTETSGNNNSGSSTTTAASAVSARSESGSSLQDGYDENGNYVAYDNGMSVDVVATDTDEDTSFDGYPEEGFPPFPPF
- the dprA gene encoding DNA-processing protein DprA, which produces MTDQELSAWLRFCHCELAPDTAFEILCRFECDIEALMGDRAFFADRFASSPKQLDRILHWTEADVSKDLKYLERQQIRLIPFSSPEYPQKLKYITDPPCALFVKGKADLNSEAPVLAVVGSRHADYYGLYMAETITRDLSKNGFIIVSGGARGIDSAAHRGSMKGKGETWSVFGCGLGVDYPPENSLLFMDIVESGGSLLSEYHPASRIDRYKFPLRNRIIAGLCDAILVIQAPVKSGSLITAALARDCGKDVYAVPGNADNDKNSGTNLLIKDGCPLIENADDVAFNMGYTVLLAPDTSADSLSEKEKAVFDCITTIPIGDYAISEKTGLPTEELSGVLTGLEVKGVVKRVPGNRFVRSVLS
- the kdsB gene encoding 3-deoxy-manno-octulosonate cytidylyltransferase, with amino-acid sequence MKTCIIIPARMDSTRLPGKPLLDICGKPMIRRVYEGACRTGFEVYLALCDRELAEAAESFGAPYIMTRRDHRSGTDRIAEAAEKLDCDTVINLQGDEPLVDPRDIRVLADSLRDSDAEMATLIVPISKAEAADPNLVKVVCDQKGNALYFSRSPIPYDREPGAPYYGHIGIYAYRRSFLLKYPSMDRTPLERSESLEQLRALENGCRIRTLVVAEKPMGVDTPEDLERVRAIFEAADV
- the cysS gene encoding cysteine--tRNA ligase — protein: MIRFYNTLGRKKQEFIPIKEGCAGIYSCGPTVYNYAHIGNLRSYIFADVLKKTLIYFGYDVRHVMNVTDVGHLTGDQDSGADKMERQAARTGKDVREIADFYEKAFFEDLSRLNIMTPTVICRATDHIQEMQDMVKTLLDKGFAYETEQAIYFDISRFPEYTELSGQSIQDKVVGARDEVNEDPDKRHPADFAVWFKCTGRFAEHLMRWPSPWGEGFPGWHIECSAMSIKYLGETFDIHTGGEDHVWVHHPNEIAQSQCCTGRKFVNYWMHGAFLVVGKDGEAKMSKSEGNFLRLQSLIDAGFEPVHYRYFTYQAHYRNMLKFTDESLTAARNAYERIRAFIMRAVQMKGPRPDWTGEYVTRFEEAISDDLNMPAAIGVMNEMINRAAETGEYNILEELFRFDRVLSLGFEDIAASVSSDSGEIDALIEERNRARAEKNWSRADEIRDQLAQRGIILEDTKTGTVWHKE